In Rhodamnia argentea isolate NSW1041297 chromosome 11, ASM2092103v1, whole genome shotgun sequence, one genomic interval encodes:
- the LOC125312937 gene encoding uncharacterized protein LOC125312937 codes for FGYLSYVLRDDNLAPCIQDPDLIVEPMSSGSSSQSARQSTPSSASSTTNEQPRPRNTGSSTRSSSASATSASNPTSLRWDRQTIQFSVNAWVFVVAVLAIFPLVPRNLSNRAYRLSFLGTACSSVYSLYSLHGKPRARNMQALQVYFQTIIVTKDFIYFIYSLTFVTSHLYLKFVLIPIMCRTLELVAKFFRSNFSSSSLYRKYLEEPCVWVESNTTTLSILSSQAEIGVGILLLISLLSWQRNILQTFMYWQLLKLMYHAPATAGYHQSAWAKVGRSVNPLIQHYAPLLNTPLSAAQRWWFR; via the exons TTTGGCTATCTCAGTTATGTTCTGCGTGATGACAATTTAGCTCCTTGTATACAGGATCCCGATCTCATTGTTGAGCCAATGTCTTCTGGTAGTTCTTCTCAGTCAGCAAGGCAATCTACTCCATCCTCAGCTTCATCAACGACCAATGAGCAGCCTCGACCCCGTAACACAG GGTCTTCTACCAGGAGCTCTAGTGCATCGGCAACTTCTGCTTCAAATCCAACTTCTTTGCGCTGGGATCGGCAAACTATACAATTTTCTGTCAATGCTTGG GTATTTGTTGTGGCTGTACTGGCCATATTCCCGCTCGTGCCTCGAAATCTTTCAAATAGGGCCTATCGCCTTTCATTTCTGGGCACCGCATGTTCCTCTGTGTATTCTCTGTACTCACTACATGGG AAACCTAGGGCACGGAATATGCAAGCTCTGCAAGTATACTTCCAAACAATAATTGTGACCAAGGACTTCATCTACTTCATCTACAGCCTGACATTTGTCACTTCACATCTTTACCTTAAAT TCGTTTTAATCCCCATCATGTGCCGAACTCTTGAGCTTGTGGCCAAGTTTTTTAGGTCTAATTTCAGCAGTTCTTCCTTGTACAG AAAATACTTGGAAGAGCCTTGTGTATGGGTGGAGTCGAACACAACTACACTCAGCATATTGTCCTCCCAAGCTGAGATTGGAGTTGGCATTTTGCTACTTATCTCGTTGTTATC GTGGCAGCGCAACATCCTACAGACATTCATGTACTGGCAG CTTTTAAAGCTCATGTATCATGCCCCTGCAACTGCGGGCTATCATCAAAGCGCATGGGCTAAGGTTGGAAGGAGTGTAAATCCGCTTATTCAACACTATGCTCCCCTCTTGAACACTCCATTATCTGCTGCTCAAAGATGGTGGTTCAGGTAG